The Syntrophotalea acetylenivorans genome contains the following window.
ATGGTTTGTCGCCAGCTGCCTGTAACGCCATGGCCTGATCGAGAGGCAGGCCGCCGACGCCGATATTTTCCCGGGGCGTCTCATCGATAAAGACCACGAACTTGGCCGCCGGAATGCCCGTGGCTTCGGCGGCGGCAGCCGTGAGGCGAGAAATAAGCTGTTCTTTAACGTCTTTCCCCTGGGGGGAGATGGCGAGGGTAATGACCGGCATAGCGAATCTCCTTAAACGATAAAGCCAACGAAAAATGACGCATTCCCAAAACTTGATGCATGGCTAAGTAAAATTTTCGTCCTAGAAGGCTTGGTGTCTTTTCAGGGGCGAAAGCATACAACCCGTAGGTCGAGATCCTGAAAATACCGTAACGCGGCAGGGCGAACTTTGTGCGACGCCATCAAATTAGCGCCGATCGGCCAGCAATACCGCCCGCAGCGGTGCCGGATGACCTTCGGCGGTTTTACGCGGATCGTCCGGGTCGAGGAAGTCGGCTAAAGACTCACTTTTAATCCACTCGGTGCGCCGCTGCTCCTCGGAACTGGTCCAGGTCTGGTCGATACAGCGGATATTGTCGAATCCGGCCCGCTCAAGCCAGCCCTTCAAGCAGGCAATGGTGGGCAGAAAAAAAACGTTGTGCATCTTGGCGTAGCGCTTGGGCGGGCAGAAAGCCCATTCTCCCTCACCTTCGACAATCAGGGTCTCCAGCACCAGTTCGCCACCGCGAACCAGTAAACCGGCGAGTTGCTTGAGAGCATCGATGGGAGCCCGCTGATGGGACAACACGCCCATGTGAAAAATGCTGTCGAAACAGTCGGTCATGGCCGGCAGTTCTTCGAGCTTGAGAGGCCAACAGTCCACGCTCGGTTCACCGATCAGGCGCTGCAACAGCAGGTATTGGCAGTAAAAAGGGGCATAGGGCTCCAGACCGAGGGCCAGGCGTGGGCGGCTGGCGGCCATACGAAACAGGTAATAGCCGCAGCTGCTGCCAACGTCGAGAATTCGCCGGCCCGCCAAGGGAGCGATCTGATCCTTGATCCGGTTCCACTTCAGATTCGAGCGCCACTCGCTGTCGATCTCCACGCCGAAGATGTTGAAGGGGCCCTTGCGCCAGTGCCGAAACTCCATAAGAATCTCGCGTAATTCTTCTCTTTGCTGGGAACTAAGATCATCGCCAGCACCGATGCGAATCGCATCGGCATCCAGGTCAATTTCGCTTTCGGCTATC
Protein-coding sequences here:
- the dmpI gene encoding 4-oxalocrotonate tautomerase DmpI, which codes for MPVITLAISPQGKDVKEQLISRLTAAAAEATGIPAAKFVVFIDETPRENIGVGGLPLDQAMALQAAGDKP
- the cmoB gene encoding tRNA 5-methoxyuridine(34)/uridine 5-oxyacetic acid(34) synthase CmoB; its protein translation is MALLNELDALGWGAWKQEIEALLAEKERFISQVDGNARRLLPLLERLPQIAESEIDLDADAIRIGAGDDLSSQQREELREILMEFRHWRKGPFNIFGVEIDSEWRSNLKWNRIKDQIAPLAGRRILDVGSSCGYYLFRMAASRPRLALGLEPYAPFYCQYLLLQRLIGEPSVDCWPLKLEELPAMTDCFDSIFHMGVLSHQRAPIDALKQLAGLLVRGGELVLETLIVEGEGEWAFCPPKRYAKMHNVFFLPTIACLKGWLERAGFDNIRCIDQTWTSSEEQRRTEWIKSESLADFLDPDDPRKTAEGHPAPLRAVLLADRR